A window of the Streptomyces sp. NBC_01351 genome harbors these coding sequences:
- a CDS encoding vWA domain-containing protein: protein MKPHEDRTSRAPRVLRAPRTARSGTGARLIAALAAGGVLLTGCGYDGGNRTTDRAVNGTDSRPRPDAPAAPFPGGGGQEGESDGRFAPKPPADYRSTFALDVDTASYGYARRTLADGSLPDPANVRPEEFVNSFRQDYREPDGDGFSVTVDGARTTDPGWSLVRVGLATRSAGGGTEGADRRPPAALTFVVDVSGSMAEPGRLDLVRTSMNLMTDRLREDDSVAVVTFSGTAETRLPMTRVEGHRGRIHQVIDGLRTADSTNVEAGVTRGYDVAVKALRPGATNRVVLLSDALANTGATSADTILRRVADARTDHGITLFGVGVGSQYNDAFMERLADKGDGHTTYVSDVEGARKVFCDDLPAQVQLRARDAKAQVSFDPANVERFRLIGYDNRRVDDDAFRDDTVDGGEVGSGHTVTALYAVKLRPGAAGHVATATVRWLDPRTRAPHEESGRVEAAALAGDLWTEAPPRLQITAVAAYFASALRERDGGWERVPGAVPLNSLAGHAERLAGRTEDPAVRQLSQAVRQAGRLTG from the coding sequence ATGAAGCCCCATGAGGACCGCACGTCCAGAGCGCCCCGAGTACTGAGAGCACCCCGTACGGCCCGGAGCGGAACCGGAGCCCGGCTGATCGCCGCGCTCGCCGCCGGGGGCGTCCTGCTGACCGGCTGCGGATACGACGGCGGGAACCGGACCACCGACCGGGCCGTGAACGGCACCGATTCCCGGCCGAGGCCCGACGCCCCCGCCGCCCCGTTCCCCGGTGGCGGCGGGCAGGAGGGCGAGAGCGACGGGCGGTTCGCCCCCAAGCCGCCCGCCGACTACCGCTCCACCTTCGCCCTCGACGTGGACACCGCCAGCTACGGCTACGCCCGCCGCACCCTCGCCGACGGCAGCCTGCCCGACCCCGCGAACGTACGCCCCGAGGAGTTCGTCAACAGCTTCCGGCAGGACTACCGGGAGCCCGACGGCGACGGCTTCTCGGTCACCGTCGACGGAGCCCGCACCACCGATCCGGGCTGGTCGCTGGTCCGGGTGGGACTCGCCACCCGCTCCGCCGGGGGCGGTACGGAGGGCGCGGACCGACGGCCGCCCGCCGCCCTCACCTTCGTCGTGGACGTCTCCGGCTCCATGGCCGAGCCCGGGCGCCTGGACCTCGTCCGCACCTCCATGAACCTGATGACCGACCGGCTGCGCGAGGACGACTCGGTCGCCGTCGTCACCTTCAGCGGCACCGCCGAGACCCGGCTGCCGATGACCCGCGTCGAAGGCCACCGCGGCCGGATCCACCAGGTGATCGACGGACTGCGCACGGCTGATTCCACCAACGTGGAAGCGGGAGTCACGCGCGGGTACGACGTCGCGGTCAAGGCGTTGCGGCCCGGCGCCACCAACCGGGTCGTCCTGCTCTCCGACGCCCTGGCCAACACCGGCGCCACCTCTGCCGACACCATCCTGAGGCGGGTCGCCGACGCCCGGACCGATCACGGGATCACCCTGTTCGGCGTGGGCGTGGGCAGCCAGTACAACGACGCCTTCATGGAACGCCTCGCCGACAAGGGCGACGGCCACACCACCTACGTCTCCGACGTCGAGGGCGCCCGCAAGGTGTTCTGCGACGATCTCCCCGCGCAGGTGCAGCTGCGGGCCCGCGACGCCAAGGCGCAGGTCTCCTTCGACCCGGCGAACGTCGAACGGTTCCGGCTGATCGGCTACGACAACCGCCGCGTCGACGACGACGCGTTCCGCGACGACACCGTGGACGGCGGCGAGGTCGGCTCGGGGCACACCGTGACAGCCCTGTACGCGGTCAAGCTGCGCCCCGGCGCCGCCGGGCACGTGGCGACGGCGACGGTGCGCTGGCTGGACCCGCGCACGCGGGCGCCGCACGAGGAGTCCGGCCGGGTGGAAGCGGCGGCGCTGGCGGGGGACTTGTGGACCGAGGCGCCCCCGCGCCTCCAGATCACCGCGGTGGCGGCGTACTTCGCGTCGGCGCTGCGCGAACGGGACGGCGGCTGGGAGCGGGTGCCGGGCGCGGTCCCGCTGAACAGTCTCGCGGGGCACGCGGAACGGCTGGCCGGCCGCACCGAGGACCCCGCCGTACGGCAGCTGTCGCAGGCCGTACGGCAGGCCGGGCGGCTGACGGGCTGA
- a CDS encoding WD40/YVTN/BNR-like repeat-containing protein, translating to MAEVLLLVGTRKGLFIGRRRGAGPWEFGGPHFNAEAVYAVAVDRRGPAPRLLVGGDSSHWGPSVFTSDDLGKTWREPAAPAVKFPKDTGASLERVWQLQPAGPEAPDVVYAGTEPAALFRSTDRGESFELVRPLWEHPSRSKWEPGGGGEGLHTVITDPRDADALTVAVSTAGVFRTGDGGASWSPSNEGVSAVFLPDPHPEFGQCVHKIARDAGDTDRLYLQNHWGVYRSDDAGTRWTDIGDGLPSDFGFAVATHPHRADTAYVFPLNADSDRVPAERRCRVFRTRDAGATWEPLSKGLPAGDHYGTVLRDALCTDDADPAGVYFGNRNGELYASHDDGESWELLAEHLPDVLCVRAAVLNG from the coding sequence ATGGCCGAGGTACTGCTGCTCGTGGGAACCCGCAAGGGACTGTTCATCGGCCGTCGCCGCGGCGCCGGTCCATGGGAGTTCGGCGGACCGCACTTCAACGCCGAGGCCGTGTACGCGGTGGCCGTCGACCGGCGGGGACCGGCGCCCCGGCTGCTCGTCGGCGGGGACAGCTCGCACTGGGGGCCGTCCGTCTTCACCTCCGACGACCTCGGGAAGACCTGGCGGGAGCCCGCGGCGCCCGCCGTGAAGTTCCCCAAGGACACCGGCGCCTCGCTGGAGCGGGTCTGGCAGCTGCAGCCGGCCGGCCCGGAGGCCCCGGACGTGGTGTACGCGGGGACGGAGCCCGCCGCGCTGTTCCGCTCCACGGACCGGGGCGAATCCTTCGAGCTGGTCCGCCCGTTGTGGGAACATCCGAGCCGCTCGAAGTGGGAGCCGGGCGGTGGCGGCGAGGGCCTGCACACGGTGATCACCGACCCGCGCGACGCGGACGCGCTGACCGTGGCCGTCTCCACCGCGGGGGTGTTCCGCACCGGGGACGGCGGCGCCAGCTGGTCGCCGTCCAACGAGGGGGTCTCGGCGGTGTTCCTGCCGGATCCGCATCCCGAGTTCGGCCAGTGCGTGCACAAGATCGCCCGGGACGCCGGGGACACGGACCGGCTGTACCTGCAGAACCACTGGGGCGTGTACCGCAGCGACGACGCGGGCACCCGGTGGACGGACATCGGCGACGGGCTGCCCTCGGACTTCGGCTTCGCGGTGGCCACCCACCCGCACCGGGCGGACACCGCGTACGTCTTCCCCCTCAACGCCGACTCCGACCGGGTCCCGGCCGAGCGCCGGTGCCGGGTCTTCCGCACCCGGGACGCGGGAGCCACGTGGGAACCGCTCTCGAAGGGGCTACCGGCCGGGGACCACTACGGCACGGTGCTGCGGGACGCGCTGTGCACGGACGACGCGGACCCGGCAGGGGTCTACTTCGGCAACCGCAACGGCGAGCTGTACGCCAGTCACGACGACGGCGAGAGCTGGGAGTTGCTCGCCGAGCACCTGCCGGACGTACTGTGCGTACGCGCGGCCGTGCTGAACGGTTAG
- a CDS encoding wax ester/triacylglycerol synthase family O-acyltransferase translates to MATEHLSPLDLAFWRIESAAHPMHLGALAVFEAAGGPTAAEPAARPAAERAAELLAARCAAVPGLRRRIRDVLLPVGAAAWSPDPGFDPARHVFLVRTDAADPHAAAGPLMARPLDRDLPPWEAHVLAGPDPETFAVLFKFHHALADGMGALALAAALFDGFEQGAPLRTPARPVPEQRAGSALRRLPGALAARVQEVGQALEIGAAVARGGLPLGVPAALVADSVRAGSGTGVRTVAGLALDLDEVNLVRKGAGGTVNDVLITLVAGALRRWLAGRGDPVPGGPGPRALIPVSRRGRPGTGAGNRLSGYLLRLPIAEADPLRRLDSVRTGMDRNKDAGPSRGAGAVALLADHVHPLGHRLGGPLVAQAARLLFDILVTSVPLPGLAFALGGSRVRAVYPLAPLAHGQSLAVAVSTYQGTVHYGLVADAAAVPDLAALTGALRAELDELVRQVS, encoded by the coding sequence GTGGCCACCGAGCACCTCTCCCCGCTCGACCTCGCCTTCTGGCGGATCGAATCCGCCGCCCACCCCATGCACCTCGGCGCCCTGGCGGTCTTCGAAGCGGCGGGCGGGCCCACCGCCGCCGAGCCCGCCGCCCGGCCCGCCGCGGAACGCGCCGCCGAGCTGCTCGCCGCCCGCTGCGCCGCCGTGCCGGGCCTGCGCCGCCGGATCCGGGACGTGCTGCTGCCGGTCGGCGCGGCCGCCTGGTCGCCGGACCCCGGCTTCGACCCGGCCCGCCACGTGTTCCTCGTACGCACCGACGCCGCGGATCCGCACGCCGCCGCCGGGCCGCTGATGGCGCGGCCGCTGGACCGGGACCTGCCGCCCTGGGAGGCGCACGTACTGGCCGGCCCCGACCCGGAGACCTTCGCGGTCCTGTTCAAATTCCACCACGCCCTCGCCGACGGCATGGGCGCCCTCGCGCTCGCGGCCGCCCTCTTCGACGGGTTCGAGCAGGGGGCGCCGCTACGGACTCCCGCGCGCCCGGTCCCCGAGCAGCGGGCCGGCTCCGCCCTGCGCCGGCTCCCCGGAGCCCTGGCGGCCCGGGTCCAGGAAGTCGGCCAGGCCCTGGAGATCGGCGCCGCCGTGGCCCGGGGCGGACTGCCGCTCGGGGTCCCCGCCGCCCTCGTCGCGGACTCCGTCCGCGCGGGCAGCGGCACCGGCGTGCGTACCGTCGCGGGCCTCGCCCTCGACCTGGACGAGGTCAACCTGGTCCGCAAGGGCGCGGGCGGCACCGTCAACGACGTGCTGATCACCCTGGTCGCCGGCGCGCTGCGGCGCTGGCTGGCCGGGCGCGGCGATCCGGTGCCCGGCGGGCCGGGCCCGCGCGCCCTGATCCCCGTGTCCCGCCGGGGCAGGCCCGGCACCGGCGCCGGGAACCGGCTCTCCGGCTACCTGCTGAGGCTCCCGATCGCCGAGGCCGACCCGCTGCGCCGGCTGGACTCCGTACGCACCGGCATGGACCGCAACAAGGACGCGGGGCCGTCGCGCGGCGCCGGGGCCGTCGCCCTGCTCGCCGACCACGTCCACCCGCTGGGCCACCGGCTCGGCGGCCCCCTCGTCGCCCAGGCGGCCCGGCTGCTCTTCGACATCCTGGTCACCAGCGTCCCGCTGCCCGGCCTCGCCTTCGCCCTCGGCGGGAGCCGGGTCCGCGCGGTCTACCCGCTCGCCCCGCTGGCCCACGGCCAGTCCCTGGCCGTCGCGGTCTCCACCTACCAGGGCACGGTCCACTACGGCCTGGTCGCCGACGCGGCGGCCGTACCGGACCTGGCGGCCCTGACCGGGGCGTTGCGCGCCGAGCTGGACGAGCTTGTACGGCAGGTCTCGTAG
- a CDS encoding NADH:flavin oxidoreductase/NADH oxidase, giving the protein MSAASIAPASTAPTAFAALFAPHTLRSVTIPNRVWMAPMCQYSAEAFGPNAGVAHDWHFAHYAARAVGGTGLIIQEATAVSPEGRITPYDLGIWNDTQVEALRRITSFLKSRGTVPGIQIGHAGRKASTDRTWKGGAPVGPEAHGWQTVAPSAVPFAEGHPVPHELTLDEIDEIKGRFTAAAGRALAAGYEVVEIHGAHGYLIGEFLSPHSNKRTDEYGGSFENRTRFALEVVDAVRAAWPEELPLFFRISATDWLEENGWTADETVRLAGLLQEHGVDLLDVSTGGLAPGVTIPVGPGYQVPFAARVKAETSLPVAAVGLITEPEQAEKILANGEADAVLLGRELLRDPYWARRAAAELGGDVRMPEQYHRSW; this is encoded by the coding sequence ATGAGTGCTGCCTCCATCGCCCCCGCCTCCACCGCCCCCACGGCCTTCGCCGCCCTGTTCGCACCCCACACCCTGCGCTCGGTGACCATCCCGAACCGCGTGTGGATGGCCCCGATGTGCCAGTACAGCGCCGAGGCCTTCGGCCCGAACGCCGGCGTGGCGCACGACTGGCACTTCGCGCACTACGCGGCCCGCGCCGTGGGCGGCACCGGCCTGATCATCCAGGAGGCCACCGCGGTCTCCCCGGAGGGCCGGATCACCCCGTACGACCTCGGCATCTGGAACGACACGCAGGTCGAGGCGCTGCGCCGGATCACCTCCTTCCTCAAGTCCCGGGGCACCGTGCCCGGCATCCAGATCGGGCACGCCGGCCGCAAGGCGTCCACCGACCGCACCTGGAAGGGGGGCGCCCCGGTCGGACCGGAGGCGCACGGCTGGCAGACGGTCGCCCCGAGCGCCGTTCCGTTCGCCGAGGGCCACCCGGTGCCGCACGAGCTGACGCTCGATGAGATCGACGAGATCAAGGGCCGGTTCACGGCTGCCGCCGGGCGCGCGCTGGCCGCGGGCTACGAGGTCGTCGAGATCCACGGCGCCCACGGCTACCTGATCGGCGAGTTCCTCTCCCCGCACAGCAACAAGCGCACCGACGAGTACGGCGGCTCCTTCGAGAACCGCACCCGCTTCGCCCTCGAAGTCGTGGACGCCGTACGGGCGGCGTGGCCCGAGGAGCTCCCGCTGTTCTTCCGGATCTCCGCCACCGACTGGCTGGAGGAGAACGGCTGGACCGCCGACGAGACGGTCCGGCTGGCCGGACTGCTGCAGGAGCACGGAGTGGACCTCCTCGACGTCTCCACCGGCGGCCTCGCACCCGGGGTGACCATCCCGGTCGGGCCGGGCTATCAGGTGCCCTTCGCGGCCCGGGTCAAGGCGGAGACCTCCCTGCCCGTGGCGGCCGTCGGCCTGATCACCGAACCGGAGCAGGCGGAGAAGATCCTGGCCAACGGCGAGGCCGACGCGGTCCTGCTGGGCCGGGAACTGCTGCGCGATCCGTACTGGGCCCGCCGCGCGGCCGCCGAGCTGGGCGGGGACGTGCGCATGCCCGAGCAGTACCACCGCTCCTGGTGA
- a CDS encoding ArsR/SmtB family transcription factor, which yields MTERDAARTLAHPEAAGIRLEGVLHALSDPVRLSIVRDLDASAAELACSYFDLPVTKSTTTHHFRVLRESGVVRQTYQGTTKLNSLRRDELESLFPGLLDAVLTGAAAEAGRLGRAGPG from the coding sequence ATGACGGAACGGGACGCGGCCCGCACGCTCGCCCACCCCGAGGCGGCCGGGATCCGCCTGGAGGGCGTGCTGCACGCGCTCTCCGACCCGGTCCGGCTGTCCATCGTCCGGGACCTCGACGCCTCGGCGGCGGAGCTGGCGTGCTCGTACTTCGACCTGCCGGTCACCAAGTCGACGACCACGCACCACTTCCGCGTCCTGCGCGAGAGCGGCGTCGTACGCCAGACCTACCAGGGCACCACGAAGCTCAACTCCCTGCGCCGGGACGAGCTGGAGTCCCTCTTCCCCGGCCTGCTCGACGCCGTGCTGACGGGGGCGGCGGCCGAGGCCGGGCGGCTCGGCCGGGCGGGTCCCGGCTAG
- a CDS encoding FAD-dependent oxidoreductase, translating to MLRIAVVGSGPSGVYAAQTLVQQREVPGVVVDVLDRLPAPYGLVRYGVAPDHEKIKSLQGSLRTVLEDERIRFLGNVEVGGPELPTERLLELYHAVVYCVGAARDRLLGIPGEEFAGVHSATAFVSWYSGHPDAVDERFDLPGVDSAVVVGAGNVAVDVTRILARGQAELAPTDMPQPALGALARSGVRQVAMVARRGPSQGKFTTKELRELGTLPEVDTVVDPAELAIDPAYTDPAVAAALPAVARRNLEALRGWAGAAPGGAPRRIALRFYLRPVEILGGPDGRVTGMRFERTAPDGTGGVTGTGVYEDIEAQLVLRSVGYKGVPLAGLPFDPAKGTVPHAAGRVLRAGRASVGEYVAGWIKRGPTGVIGTNRPCAKESASSLLQDAGALARRELAGDPLDALRAAGLHPVEWPGWLAVETAEADLGRSLGRGSVKIPDWAGLLGAAGLA from the coding sequence GTGCTTCGAATCGCCGTCGTCGGATCGGGCCCCAGCGGGGTCTACGCGGCCCAGACGCTGGTCCAGCAACGTGAAGTGCCCGGCGTGGTCGTCGACGTACTGGACCGGCTGCCCGCACCGTACGGGCTCGTGCGGTACGGGGTCGCGCCGGACCACGAGAAGATCAAGTCGCTTCAGGGCAGCCTGCGCACCGTGCTGGAGGACGAGCGGATCCGCTTCCTCGGGAACGTCGAAGTGGGCGGGCCCGAGCTGCCCACGGAGCGGCTGCTGGAGCTCTACCACGCGGTGGTCTACTGCGTGGGCGCCGCCCGGGACCGGCTGCTCGGCATCCCGGGCGAGGAGTTCGCCGGGGTGCACTCCGCGACCGCGTTCGTGTCCTGGTACAGCGGGCACCCGGATGCGGTCGACGAGCGCTTCGACCTGCCCGGGGTGGACTCGGCGGTCGTCGTCGGCGCGGGCAACGTCGCGGTGGACGTGACGCGGATCCTGGCCCGGGGGCAGGCCGAGCTGGCGCCGACCGACATGCCGCAGCCGGCACTGGGCGCGCTCGCGCGGAGCGGGGTGCGGCAGGTGGCGATGGTGGCCCGCCGGGGGCCTTCGCAGGGCAAGTTCACCACCAAGGAGCTGCGGGAGCTGGGCACGCTGCCGGAGGTGGACACCGTGGTCGACCCGGCCGAGCTGGCCATCGACCCGGCCTACACGGATCCGGCCGTGGCCGCCGCCCTGCCCGCCGTGGCCCGGCGCAACCTGGAGGCGCTGCGCGGCTGGGCCGGCGCCGCCCCCGGCGGCGCCCCGCGCCGGATCGCGCTGCGGTTCTACCTGCGCCCGGTGGAGATCCTCGGCGGGCCCGACGGCCGGGTCACCGGGATGCGCTTCGAGCGGACCGCCCCGGACGGCACGGGCGGGGTGACGGGGACGGGCGTCTACGAGGACATCGAGGCGCAGCTGGTGCTGCGCTCGGTGGGGTACAAGGGAGTCCCGCTGGCCGGGCTGCCCTTCGACCCGGCGAAGGGCACGGTCCCGCACGCGGCGGGGCGGGTGCTGCGCGCGGGCCGGGCCTCGGTCGGCGAGTACGTGGCGGGCTGGATCAAGCGCGGCCCGACGGGCGTGATCGGCACCAACCGGCCCTGCGCCAAGGAATCCGCGTCCTCACTGCTCCAGGACGCGGGCGCGCTGGCCCGGCGCGAACTCGCCGGCGACCCCTTGGACGCCCTGCGGGCGGCGGGCCTGCACCCGGTCGAGTGGCCGGGCTGGCTGGCCGTCGAGACGGCCGAGGCCGACCTGGGGCGCTCCCTCGGCCGGGGCTCGGTGAAGATCCCGGACTGGGCGGGCCTGTTGGGGGCCGCCGGTCTCGCGTAG
- a CDS encoding DUF305 domain-containing protein: MDMAIAPCGRKASPERLRRFIGAAATAGLLLVLAGCDADGGTDRADDGRPVVIAPGKPGEAARTLTPEQAAKEKPDDSPNAADHAYVQGMVEHHKQALTMSALAPQRASADGVKRLAERIAAAQGPEIGAMEKWLALHPAPAAGTGGHAHDHSVMPGMATEQQLKELAEASGVDFDGLFLKLMTAHHEGALKMAGEALAGGNNVAVEEMATEVVATQSAEIHRMRAMG; encoded by the coding sequence ATGGACATGGCAATAGCCCCCTGCGGCCGCAAGGCGTCTCCGGAACGGCTTCGCCGCTTCATCGGCGCGGCCGCCACCGCCGGTCTCCTGCTCGTGCTCGCCGGCTGCGATGCGGACGGCGGCACGGACCGGGCGGACGACGGACGGCCCGTCGTGATCGCCCCCGGCAAACCGGGCGAGGCGGCGCGCACCCTCACCCCCGAGCAGGCCGCGAAGGAGAAGCCCGACGACAGTCCGAATGCCGCCGACCACGCCTACGTACAGGGCATGGTCGAACACCACAAGCAGGCCCTGACGATGAGCGCGCTGGCCCCGCAGCGGGCCTCGGCGGACGGGGTCAAGAGACTGGCGGAGCGGATCGCGGCCGCCCAGGGCCCCGAGATCGGGGCGATGGAGAAGTGGCTCGCCCTCCATCCGGCGCCGGCCGCCGGCACCGGCGGGCACGCCCACGACCACTCCGTGATGCCGGGCATGGCGACGGAGCAGCAGCTCAAGGAGCTGGCCGAGGCTTCTGGGGTCGACTTCGACGGGCTCTTCCTCAAGCTGATGACCGCCCACCACGAGGGCGCGCTGAAGATGGCCGGCGAGGCACTGGCCGGCGGCAACAACGTGGCGGTCGAGGAGATGGCCACCGAGGTGGTCGCCACGCAGAGCGCCGAGATCCACCGGATGCGCGCGATGGGCTGA